ATGCAAAGAAGGAGGTGACGATGGTACGGAACGATTTATAGCCGCCAGCCAGTTTGACCACCGGGTAGCCGGTCATCTCCAGCAGCAGGGCGATTGATTCGCTGCGCAGGCCGCCTCGCCAGCAGTAGACCAGCACCGGTCGTCCCTTGGCTGCTTCAGCAATGGTGGCAACAATGGCGGGAAAGCGGTGGCAGATCAGTTCCAGGCCGCGGACACGGGCCGGTTGCGGCCCCTGCTGCTTGTAGAGGGTGCCGATCTCCACCCGTTCAGCATCGGTCAGGATCGGCACATTGATGGCGCCGGGCAGATGGTCTTCTGCAAACTCCAGCGGCGTGCGGGCATCAATAATACAGTGGGTTTCAAACAGTGAGGGATCAAACGGGATCGTGCGGGCCATTGTGGTCAGATACTCCGGTGGTTTTTTCTGGGATCACCCTTGCCATGCAGGGTGTTCAGTGGTACATATAAACACTCTTTCCCTCGTATTTGCAAGGTTACAAACCTTTCATATCATACATCCGCCAGGAGGAAACCATGGAGAAGAAACAGGTGCATTACAGCGAGCTGGGTCTGGTCAACACCAAAGAGATGTTTGCCAAGGCAATGGCAGGTAAATATGCCATTCCGGCCTACAACTTCAATAATCTTGAACAGCTTCAGGCAATTGTGGTGGCTTGCGTTGAAACCAACTCTCCGGTGATCATTCAGGTCTCCAAAGGGGCCCGTAGTTACGCCAACGAGACCATGTTGCGGTATATGGCCATGGGGGCGGTGCAGATGGCCCGTGAGCTGGGTTCCACAATTCCGATCTGTCTGCACCTGGATCATGGTGATTCCTTTGAACTGTGCAAGTCCTGCGTGGACAGCGGCTTTTCGTCGGTCATGATCGACGGTTCTCACCTGCCCTATGACGAGAACGTGGCGCTCTGCAAGAAGGTGGTCGAATATGCCCACCAGTTTGATGTGTCTGTTGAGGGCGAACTGGGGGTACTGGCCGGGATTGAGGATGAGGTCTCTGCTGAACACTCCACCTATACCAAGCCGGAAGAGGTGGAGGATTTTGTTAAAAAGACCGGTGTGGATTCACTGGCCATCTCCATCGGCACCAGCCATGGCGCCTACAAGTTCAAGGCCGGTCAGCCGGTACCGCCGCTCCGTTTTGATATCCTGGCCGAGTGCGAAAAACGGCTGCCCGGTTTCCCGATCGTACTGCACGGCGCCTCTTCGGTGGTGCAGGAGTATGTGGAGCTGATCAACCAGAACGGCGGCAAGATGGAGGGGGCTGTTGGTGTGCCGGAGGAGCAGCTGCGTCAGGCTGCGGCTAGCGCGGTCTGCAAGATCAATATTGATTCCGACGGCCGTCTGGCTGTCACCGCCAAGGTGCGGGAATACTTTGGCAAGGATCCCAAAGAGTTTGATCCCCGTAAATACCTTGGCGAGGCCCGCAAGGAACTGATCAAGCTGATTAAGCATAAGAATGAGACAGTATTGGGATCTGCCGGTAAAGCCTAGTGACAATTCCAACTCAAGGCGCTATCTGCGTTGGCTCGTCGACGACTCCTCAGCGTACTACCGTGTACGCCTGCGTCGTCGTACTCCTCGCCGCCTTGATTTCATCCTTGATTTGAAATTGTCAAACCAAGTATGAGGTGAAGCCCATGAGTACCAGAAAATTCTCCCGTGTGCCATTCCATGTCACTGCGACCGCTACAGTCGGCGGTCGCAGCTTTCAGGGCAAGGTCAGTAACCTCTCCATGAACGGGCTGTTTCTGGAGACGGCAGAGCGGCTGCCGGAAGGGCAGGCTGCCGATCTGGTAATCAGCCTGGAAGGGACTGAACCTGAAATCGCGGTTGCCTTTCTGGGGCGGGTCTGCAGGATCACCGAGGATGGTATCGGCTTTCATTTTGAAAAGATCGACCTGGATTCCTATACCCATTTGCGTAATATCATTGCCTACAATATGGCCGATGCAGAGAAGGTCATGGATGAGATCTTTACCAATATCGAAGAGAAAATTTCGTCTGGGGTCTGATTGTCCGGGGGTGTCATGAGTCGTTGTAGTCACTGCAAAACATACTCTGTCTTTGGCTTTCTTCTGGGGGTCGGGGCGCCGCTGGGCTGGTTGTTGTTACGTCTGATACTGTTTAATGATCCCGGACAGACCATCTTT
Above is a window of Trichlorobacter lovleyi SZ DNA encoding:
- a CDS encoding class II fructose-bisphosphate aldolase, producing MEKKQVHYSELGLVNTKEMFAKAMAGKYAIPAYNFNNLEQLQAIVVACVETNSPVIIQVSKGARSYANETMLRYMAMGAVQMARELGSTIPICLHLDHGDSFELCKSCVDSGFSSVMIDGSHLPYDENVALCKKVVEYAHQFDVSVEGELGVLAGIEDEVSAEHSTYTKPEEVEDFVKKTGVDSLAISIGTSHGAYKFKAGQPVPPLRFDILAECEKRLPGFPIVLHGASSVVQEYVELINQNGGKMEGAVGVPEEQLRQAAASAVCKINIDSDGRLAVTAKVREYFGKDPKEFDPRKYLGEARKELIKLIKHKNETVLGSAGKA
- a CDS encoding PilZ domain-containing protein; this translates as MSTRKFSRVPFHVTATATVGGRSFQGKVSNLSMNGLFLETAERLPEGQAADLVISLEGTEPEIAVAFLGRVCRITEDGIGFHFEKIDLDSYTHLRNIIAYNMADAEKVMDEIFTNIEEKISSGV